In the Drosophila gunungcola strain Sukarami unplaced genomic scaffold, Dgunungcola_SK_2 000001F, whole genome shotgun sequence genome, one interval contains:
- the LOC128261582 gene encoding uncharacterized protein LOC128261582, with amino-acid sequence MFLDAFGNPKEVTADNLNSYSYDLHGTKLLTSAEVEFFMPPNWHGTIYSSDELLYSYRKRFNPDPTLLSFHSLQPYEPEFICCKNAVVELTLLPAGQSLYSDKDIVVFLVKQPADGRNVLITKELGSELNFFPHNHHYHARIMDEGIDVVYVDDKIYNGNGPLGYQHQRLYNVLRNIQPGAVLSLSGRPLPDVLRSVCRKPAKEHN; translated from the exons ATGTTTCTGGACGCTTTTGGGAACCCCAAGGAGGTGACAGCCGACAATCTAAACAGCTATTCTTATGATCTG CATGGCACTAAACTGCTGACATCGGCGGAGGTTGAGTTCTTTATGCCGCCAAATTGGCATGGTACTATCTACAGTTCTGATGAGTTGCTGTATAGCTATAGAAAGCGATTTAAT CCGGATCCAACTCTGCTGAGCTTCCATTCCCTGCAACCCTACGAACCCGAGTTCATTTGCTGCAAGAATGCTGTTGTGGAGTTGACGCTTTTGCCGGCtggccaaagtctctacagcGATAAGGATATCGTGGTTTTTCTGGTCAAGCAGCCAGCTGATGGAAGAAATGTCCTTATTACAAAGGAACTGGGCTCTGAGCTGAACTTCTTCCCCCACAACCATCACTATCATGCCAGGATCATGGACGAGGGCATCGATGTGGTCTATGTGGATGACAAGATCTACAATGGAAATGGTCCCCTTGGCTATCAGCACCAGCGATTGTACAATGTACTGCGGAATATCCAGCCGGGTGCAGTTCTCAGCCTTTCGGGTCGTCCTTTGCCCGATGTCCTGCGCAGTGTCTGCCGAAAACCAGCCAAGGAGCACAATTGA